In the Pongo abelii isolate AG06213 chromosome 18, NHGRI_mPonAbe1-v2.0_pri, whole genome shotgun sequence genome, GTGGGGCGCGGGGATTGGACAAGAGGCCGACTGAAGGCGGAGCCGAGGTAAGGCCGGGCGGGGCGTGGCCTCAGAGGGCGTCTGACTGCTCGCCCTGGGCCTGGCTCTGCTGCATCTGGGCctgcatcttctccagcatctcttGCATGCGGCGCAGCTGTGCAGGGCGAGATTGCAGGCGGTGACCTGGCAAGGCCAGAGGGGGACCTGGGGCATCGGTCGGGGGGAAGCGAGGTGCGTGCTCACCTCTTCGTCTTTCTCGCGGATCAGCTTCTCGGTGTCCGCCAGAGGCAGCATGGGCAGCGGGATCTCCGTGGCGCTCTGGCGGGAAAGTTTACTGCGGGACAGTGGGAAGGGGACAGGAATCAGGAGCGGGGCCTGAGGTTGTGGGTGAGGCCCAGGAGGCAGGGCCTCGGGCGAGGTTGGGGTCTAGGAGGCGGAGCCAGGTCCTTGAGGTTAGGGCCGGAGGCAAAgcgggtggggagagagggagagagagggagggagagagggagggttggagggagagagggagggagggagggagggagagaggtctGCGTGGTGAAGGCGGAGTCATGGGTGGTGGGGACGGGGCCTCAGGGCGGGGTCATGGGTGAGGCGGGACCTTGGAGGCTCCGAGACTGTCGGCCCCGGGTCTCACCTGCGGCTGGCTCGATCGCGAGCCCCAGGCCGGGCCAGGCTCTGTAGGCAGCGGGCCCGGTAGCCCTCGTAGAGCAGATCGTGCGTCACCTCTTTCAGGTCCTGCAGGTGTGTCTGCACCAGCATCCGTCGCAGGTTCAAGAAATCGCAGTGATGTGGGTTCTCCACTGGAGGGGGGGCAGCGCGGACCAGCGAACATCAGGGAGTTTCGGGTCCAACCCACCCGTAGGGTCGGGTCTACAGGAAAGTCCTGCCGCCACTCTAGCGGAGGGTCCGCGGTCTGCAGCCCAGCGACCCCCCTTTCCTCCTAGGATCCCCTGGGACCAAAGCCCAACCCAACTTCACATGTTGAGTGCGCCTGACCCAGAGGCCCCGGGCTCCCTGCTGGCCTTAGGACCCCTGCCTGGCCTCACTCACCCTCCACGGTCCCCCAGGAGTAGCGGCGTCCCCTCACCGGTCGGTTCCCACCATCCTTCACCACCTCGCATGATCCCACGACTGCAAAAGGGATGCTTTCCTGGAGAGCAGGGGGCAGGGGGTCACCACTGGCTCACACGGCAGAAACTTTCTCTTTCCCAGCTTCAATCTCCACACCCGCCTCCCTCTGCTTCCTgccccttcctctttttttttttttttttttgagacagggtctcactccattacctaggctggagtgttcaagtgattctcctgcctcagcctcccgagtagctggaattacaggcgcctaccaccacacctggctaatttgtgtatttttagtagaggtgggggtcttgccatgttgcccaggctggtctcgaacttctgacctcagggtatccgcccgtctcagcctcccaaagtgctgggattacagatatgagccaccgtgcccggcctgccttccttctttgttTCCCACACCTTCATCTCTGCATCCTGCCTCTTGAAGTCTTCATCTTCATCAGAGTCACATTCGGGGAACTGGTAGATGTGGATCTCCTCTTCCTTCAACTGATCCCGGATCTCAGGGGAAACAGATACAGAGACAGTGTGAAATGGGCCACAATGACAGACATTTCATGACCAGAGACAGTGAGACACAGAGATACTGGGtggtcagagacagagagaaagacatgaaagacagagatggggagagatggacgtacaggaaaacaaaaacaaaatctcagaGACATAGATGGTGAGAAACACAAGATTCTAAGATGGGGCAGACATTAAGAGACCAGgagaagcctgggcaatatagctagatcccatctctacaaaaaaaatatatatcttttttgaaacaaggtttcactctatcacccaggctggagtccagtggctccatcttggttcactgcagcctcaacctctcaggctcgggtgatcctcccatctcagcctcctgagtagctgggactacaagtgcacactaccacacctggctaatttttgtactttttgtagagatggggttttgccatgttgccgtgGCTTGTCTTAAACTCTTCAGCGCAAGCAATccactgacctcagcctcccaaagtgctgggattaacaggtgtctgccaccaagcccagccaaaaaaatatttttttaagttagccaggcacggtggtgttcatctgtagtccctgctactcaagaggctgaggcaggaggatcacttgcgcctacaagttcgaggctgcagtgagctatgatcttgccactgtactccagcctgggccacagagcgagactctatcttataaaaaaaaaaaaagagagaaagaggccgAGAGAGATATAAGCAGAAACAGTGGGAAAGAGCTCTGAAGACACAGGGTGGGGGCCAGAGGGAAGTCACTATGTTCTCATGTCTATGCTCCTGCCCTCAAATAGGCCTTAGCCAGGCATCTAGCCCAGGGGCTGCATATCTAGCCTATTTTGAGCCTTCAGAGACATGGCTACGCGGGCGGCTTACCACCCGCCTTCCTCAGAAGCTTCTCCTACAATCTAGCCTGAAGCACCATGCTCCAAAAAGGCCACTTCAAGATCAAAGAAGTCTAAGCTGAAATCAGGTTTGGCCTCACTTGGGGTCAAAGGTCAGAGGTCATCACTCACACCTTCTGCTTGAGGGCCTGGGTTTCCTGGGGCATCAGGGCATCCGCTTTGCCAATGACTGGGATGATGTTGACTTTCTCGTGTACTGCCCGGAGGAAGGCCACATCTAGGGGCCGGAGCCTGCACCCAGGGATTGGTCATTGTCCAGCCTCAGGGGGCAGAGACCCCCCAGCCCTCCCTAAATGCCCCAGCCCCCAGGATCCCCCCACCAGACCCCCGGCCGAAGGGTGAGATGAAGTAGAGGCAGCAGTGGACTCGGGAGTCCTGGATGTTCTTCCGGTTCAGGCCACTCTCATCCCTAAGGTACTGCTCAAATTGCTCCTCGATGAATTTCACCACCGGAAACCAGCTGGGTGTGGGGAGAGGATGTGAGGTCAGAGATCAAAGGCCAGAGGGCAGGGGGTAAGGCTAGCCAGGACTGTGGGAGTAGAATGTCATTTCTTTGGCTCCCTCCAAAGACATTAAGGGGAACTGGTGGGGACCTAGGTGAGTCATCAAGAAGCACAGGGACCCAGTGGCCCTCTGAAACAGACACCACCTTTTGGGATAGGAAGCCAGCACAAACCAGCCCTGTAACTCTCCAGGGAGTCGCCACTGTGAGAGGCTGAGCCTCTGTCCCCTTTCCTCTTCCTCACCAGTCAGAGCAGTCCACTGAGTCCCCAAAGCCAGGCGTGTCCACAAGGGTCAGCTTCACCTTCACACCCCCTTCCTCGATCTCTACACCCCGGCGCTCAATGGCCAGGGTCTGTGTCAAGCGAGCTGTGGGATGGGGGAGAGGTCAGGGATCTGGGGAGGCTCTGAGGCAGAATTAATTTCCTTTGTCAATATCACAGTTGCCTGCACCCATTTCCCAGGGGAGGAAAGTCTCAGAAAAAAGCAGTCAACTACCTGAGTCCCCAGATGGAAAAGACTAGGGTGTAACCTGGGTACAGGGGCTACTGCCTGGAGAGGGTGGGGAGGGTCTTACCACTGGCCTCTGGCACCTGGCGATCCTCATAGAGGTTGGTGAGGAAGAGGCTGTTGATGAGGGTGGATTTCCCTAGGCCTGACTCCCCTGTGGACAGAACAGGCCCAACTGGTCAGGGGAGGGGACAGCCAGGATCTCCTAAGGACATCCCCTCCACAGTTCCCTCTCCAAACCCCCCAGACCTGCCACCATTAGTGTGAAGTCAAACCCCTTCTTGACAGACTTGCGGTGCAGCTGGTTGGGGAGGGCAGCAAAACCCACGTACTCCTTGTCCTGTGGATGGGGGTGGACAATATGAGGCTGCTGGCAATGGCAGGCAGGGTCcccaggatcacttgagttcctGGGCTAGGAAGAGTCAGTGGGGTCTGGGGACCCTAGGCATGGGGGCTGGGGGCCGAGATGCCCGGGTTTCTGGGTGTAAGGACTCACCATGACTCCGCCAGCCATCACTGCACCTGCTGTCTCTCCCCACTTCCTCTGGTGGGGCAGGAAGCTGAGTGCGGCTAACAAGGGGGCGGGCAGAAGAGGCAGCTGAGATACTCAAACTGGCCCAATCCCAGAGAGGTGGGGAAGGCCAAGGCCAAGAACACCTGGGGTTACCACCTCCTGGACCCCTTTGCCCATCACCTCTCTACGCACCTTCAACCCCTCCATCCTTCACACATCTGGATTCCAAGTCCCACTGTAGCTCCATCATCGTGGTGAGACCTGGGGTATGTGCAGAGAGGAAGGAAGCGGCTACCTTTGTTACCAGGGGAGATGAAGGTTTTGATGAGCTGATTAAAAAACAGTTCCCAGgacgggcaaggtggctcacgcctgtaatctcagcactttgggaggcggaggagggaggacagcttgagccaaggaactcgagaccagcctgggcaacagagggacgTGCCCCtctaccatctctacaaaacataaaaaaaattagcgaggcatgatGGTAcaatcctgtagtcccagctactggggaggctgaggtgggaggattgcatgagcccagaagatcaagactgcagtgagctgtgatcacaccactacactccagcctgagcaacacagcaaaaccctgtttcttttttcttttctttttttttttttttttttttgagacggagtcttgctctgttgcccaggctggagtgtagtggcaccacctcggctcactgcaagctcagcctcccgggttcgcgccgttctcctgcctcagcctcccgagtagctgggactacaggcacccgctaccgctaccgcgcctggctaaattttttgtatttttagtagagacgggatttcaccgtgttagccaggatggtttccatctcctgacctcatgatccacccgcctgggcctcccaaactgctgggattacaggcgtgagccaccacgccaggccaaccctgtttcaaaaaaagaaaaaagttctcaTGGTTTAAGTGGACCAGAAGCCATGATGGGATTGGGAGTGGGTGAAGCCATCCATTTTCCAGCTCAGACAATGGATTCATAAAAGGACTCCAGGTCTTTGGACACCACTGCCCGACAGATTTTCCTTCAGAATCCTGGCCAAGGAACTCCACTGCTCAAAATCCTTCAGGAACTCCCCAGTAACTCAGAGTCAAGTCTGAGTTCTGGCCTGACTGCCAAAGCCTCGCTCAGCTGGCCTCATCACCCCATCTCTCACTCTTCCAAACATCCTTGGCTCTCTACCCACATTgagcttttcctttttctgaatcAGTTAAACTCTTCCTCATCCTTCAAGTGTTTCTTTCCAAGGGCTCTGCCTCTATGCAATCTCTCCACCTACCCTAGGCAGGGTCATTCTCCCTCCTTCAGATTCCCAGCACctggctggcgtggtggctcacgcctgtaatcccagcactttgggaggccgaggcgggtggatcacttgaggccaggagttcaagaccagcctggccaacatggcgagaccctgtctagcaaaaatacaaaaattagccaggtgtggtggtgtgtgcctataattccagctacttgggaatctgaggcaagagaattgcttgagcccaggaggtggaggttgcagtgagccgagattgcaccactacagtccatcctgggcaacagagcaagaccctatctcaaacaaacaaacaaacaaatctacCTCAggatggctgcagtggctcacacctgtaatcccagcactttgggaggccgagttgggcagatcacgaggtcaagagattgagaccatcctggccaacatgctgaaaccccatctctactaaaaatacaaaaaattagctgggcatggtggcatgtgcctgtagtcccagctactcaggaggctaaagcaggagaattgcttgaacccaggaggtggaggttgcagtgagccaagatcgcaccactgcactccagcctggtgacagagcaagactccgtctcaaaaaacaaaagacaaacaaacaaaaatgctacTTAATATCATCTAGGGACTGTTAAGAATCTGGAAagggtggctgggtgcagtgactcatgcctgtaattccagcactttgggaggacggggcaggcggatcacttgaggtcaggagttcaagaccagcctggccaacatggtgaaacccccgtctcttctaagaatacaaaaattagccaggcgtggtggtgcacgcctgtaatcacagctactagggaggctgaggcaggagaattgctagaacctgagaggcgtaggttgcagtgagccaagatcctgccactgcactccagcctgggcaacggggtgagactccgtctcaaaaagataaataaataggccgggcgcggtggctcatgcctgtaatcccagcactttgggaggctgagtcaggcggatcacctgtggtcaggagttcgagaccagcctgaccaacatggagaaaccctgactctactaaaaatacaaaattagcagggtgtgatggcgcatgcctgtaatcccagctacacgggagctgaagcaggagaatcacttgaacctgggaggcgaaggttgcgttgagctgagatcgtgccattgcactccaatctgggcaacaagagcaagactctttctcaaataataataataataataataataatataaataaataaataagcaaagggTAGGGATCATGTTACCTCTCAGCACACCACCACTGGCCTTCCTCCTGCATCTCTCACCAGGCTGAGCATCTCTATGGTCTTAGTTAAAATTCtgaaatcagccgggcgtggtggttcacgcctgtaatcccaggacttggggaggctaaggcaggcagattagaagatcaggagatcgagaccatcctggccaacatggtgaaaccccgtctctactaaaaatacaaaaattagttgggtgtggtggcgcgtgcctgtaatcccagctactcgggaggctgaggcacaagaatcacttgaacccaggaggcgcaggttgcagtgagccaagattgcactactgcactccagcctggtgacagagcaagactctgtctcaaaaaaaaggaaaaaaacattctGAACTCCTCCCACCCTCACTCCCCACAAGTGTTTCCAGTGAGTTTCCAATTCCCACCTATCCTTCAAAAAAATTGGTCCCCTTTTTTCCACACTCTCCATGCCATTAACCTGCTTTGGGTTCAGACCCTGATCGACTCTTCTCTGAGTTATTCAACAGCCTTTGACAGAATAAcatgtttaaaggaaaaaaaaaaaaaaaaaggttgggtgtggtggttcacgcctgtaatcccagtgctttgggaggctgaggtgggaggattgcttgaggctaggagttcaagaccagtctggtcaacatagcaagacctgatctgtattaaaaaaataaataaataagaggatAATATGtaggccaggcagtggctcatgtctgtaatctcagcactttgggaggccgaggtgggaggatcacttgaggccaggagtttgagaccagcctgagcaacacagtgagatcctgtctttacaaattaaaaaaaaaaaaaaaaaaggagctgggcatcgtggtgcacAATTGttgtcccagctagttgggaggttgaggcaggaggatcacttgagcccaggaatttgaggctgcaatgagtcattGTGGTGTCACTACACtttagcatgggtgacagagcgagaccctgtctcaaaaaaaaaacaaaatttaggatgacatatatttatctatttattgtaCAACCAACACATGCTCtcatagaaaaattataaaatgcaattgaaatataaacatttaaatgtgggctgggagtggtggctcatgcctgtaatcccaggactttggaaggctgaggcaggaggatggcttaagctcaggaattcgagaccagcctggggaacatggtggaaccccatgtctacaaaaaatacaaaaattagctgggcatggtggcatgcacctgtggtcccagctactcagaaggctgaggtgggaggatcgtccagtctgtgtgacagagccagaccctacctcaaaaaaaatatattttttaatgtgttatcaccattttttctttttttgagacggagtttcgctcttttagtttcgctcttgttgtccaagctggagtgcaatggtgtgatcttggctcaccgcaacctccgcctccggggttcaagtgattttcctgcctcagcctcccgagtagctgggattacaggcatgtgccaccacgcccaggtaattttgtatttttagtagaggtggagtttcaccatgttggtcaggctggtctcaaactcctggcatcccaaagtgctgggattacaggtgtgagccaccacgccaggcctgttCTCTACGTCTTTCTATGATACGTGCCCATGTACATTATCTGTTTTCGTTTtcgtttttgtgtttgttttagctgggactacaggtgtgcaccaccacacccagttaagctttttgatttttagtaaagacaagatcttgctatgttgccctggctggtcttgaactcctgaactcacaCAATCCTCCcttcttggtctcccaaagtcctgggattacagccgctgcacccggcccagGAAGTTATATATTTTAAGCATTTGTACATATTAatgccaggccaggtgcagtggcaacagagcaagaccctgtctcaaaaaaacaaccacagtccgggcgcggtggctcacgcctgtaatcctagcactttgggagatcaacgtgggtggatcacctgaggtcaggagttcaagaccagcctggccaacatggcgacaccccatctctactaaaaaaaaaaatacaaaaattagctgggcgtggtgccacacacctgtaatctcagctactcaggaggctgaggcaggagaattgcttgaactcaggatgcggaggttgcagtgagccgagactgcgccactgcactccagcctgggcgacagagtaagactctatctcaaaagaaaattaaaaataaaaataaaaataaaaacaacaacaacaaaaagaaaacaatcctgCAAAAAAGGCTcttgcggccgggcgtggtggctcacgcctgtaatcccagcactttgggaagctgaggcaggcggatcatcagatcaggagttcgagactagcctggccaacaaagtgaaactccgtctctactaaaaatacaaaaattggctgggcgcagtggctcatgcctgtaatcccagcactttgggaggccaaggcaggcggatcacgaggtcaggagatcgagatcatcctggctgacacggtgaaacccgtctctactaagaatacaaaaaattagctgggcatggtggtgggcgcctgtagtcccagctactccggaggctgaggcaggagaatggcgtgaacccgggaagtgtagcttgcagtgagccgagattgcgccactgcactccagcctaggcaacagagcgagactccgcctcaaaaattaataagaagaataagaatacaaatattagctgggcatggtggtgcgcgcctgtaatcccagctacttgggaggctgagacaggagaattgcttgaacctgggaggcagaggttgtggtgagccgagatcgtgccactgcactccagcctgggcaacagagtgagactctgtctcaaaaaaaaaaaaaaaaggctcttgcTTGGTCATTGTGTTAAATGTAGAGTTTATATGAATTAACAGTGACACCATAGTCCATTTACGTGCTTATTAATTCCAACTAATTATGGCGAATCATTCACATGATATTTGGGGCTTGTTTGCTTCGACAAAGGAAGGCAGTACCTTGAGTTTCATATAGGGCAGTGTGTGGTGGACAGCTCTCTTCCCATTTAGTAATTATTTAGTAATTTGgattagttccttttttttttttagaaacagggtcttgttctgttgcccaggctggaatgtagtagtgcgatcatagcttattgcagccttgaacacctgggctcacttctgcctcccaagtagctgggactatagctttgcaccaccatccctggctaattcttttttctttttagagacggggtcactatgttggccaggctggtcccaaactcctgacctcaaatgattctcctgcctcggcctcccaaagcactgggattccaggtgtgagccactatgcccagcctgtatTAGTTCTTCTTCATCTTGCCATCATGTCTTCATAGTtacctcttcccctcccccttgcatccctggagggaCTTCTATATCTTTAGACATGAATTCAAGTTCAGATCTAATAACTATAGGATTTGTCCTCTCAAAGTCAGAGTTAGGCAGCTCTGCAAATGAATATGGCAGGCATGCTGACCATTTATACCCTCTTCTGTTTCCCAGCACAAATGCCCAGTACCTGATGGATACCCAGGAAATGTTTgtggaacaaatgaataaacttacattcttttttatttttatttatttattttttttgagtcggagtctcgctctgtcgcccaggctggagtgcagtggcgcgatctgggctcactgcaacatcccctcccgggttcacgtgattctcctgcctcagcctcccgagtagctaggactacaggcgcctgccaccatgcccagctaagtttttgtatttttagtagagacggggtttctttttttttttttttttttgagatggagttttgctctgtcacccaggctggagtgcagtggcctgatcttggctcactgcatgctccgcctcctgggttcatgccattctcctgcctcagcctcctgagtagctgggactacaggcacctgccatcacacccggctaattttttttttatatttttagtagagacagggtttcaccgtgttagccaggatgctcttgatctcctgacctcgtgatctgcccacctcagcctcccaaagtgctgggattacaggtgtgagccactgcacccggccagagacggggtttcaacgtgttagccaggatggtcttgatctcctgacctcgtgatctgcccaccttgacctcccaaagtgctgggattacaagcatgagccactgcgcccggccaaataaACTTACATTCTATCTTCATCTTTCACTGCTTTCCTAATATGTAAACTCACGGCACATTAAAACAGAGCTATTCTCTATTTTCCTCTCTGAAGATAGGTCATAATCCATAGTCATCTTTGGATCTCAAGCTTCTAGTACACATtaggttttctgttatttttattttttgagatggagtctcactctgtcgcccaggctggagtgcagtgatctctgctcactgcaacctctgcctcccgggttcaaacgattatcctgcctcagcctcctgagtagctgggattacaggtgagcgccaccacccccagctaatttttttatttttagtaaagacggggtttcaccatgttggtcaggctggtctcgaacccttgacctcatgatccacccgcctcagcctaccaaagtgctgggattacaggcgtgagccaccgctcctggcgggttttttttctttttctttttctttttttttttttaacagagttttgttctgttgcccagaatggaatgcagtggtgtgatctcagctcactgcaacctccggctcccgagttcaagtgattctcctgcctcagcctcctgagtagctgggattacaggcgcgtaccaccacacctggctaatttttgtattttttagtagagatggggtttcaccatgttggccaaactggtctcgaactcctgacctcaggtgattcccctgcctcagcctcccaaagtgtggggattataggcataagccactgattCCAGCCtaaggttttctttctctttcgttttctttctctttcttttttctttggccaGGGGGGtgggatagggtcttgctctgtc is a window encoding:
- the SEPTIN1 gene encoding septin-1 isoform X4 yields the protein MEGLKDKEYVGFAALPNQLHRKSVKKGFDFTLMVAGESGLGKSTLINSLFLTNLYEDRQVPEASARLTQTLAIERRGVEIEEGGVKVKLTLVDTPGFGDSVDCSDCWFPVVKFIEEQFEQYLRDESGLNRKNIQDSRVHCCLYFISPFGRGLRPLDVAFLRAVHEKVNIIPVIGKADALMPQETQALKQKIRDQLKEEEIHIYQFPECDSDEDEDFKRQDAEMKESIPFAVVGSCEVVKDGGNRPVRGRRYSWGTVEVENPHHCDFLNLRRMLVQTHLQDLKEVTHDLLYEGYRARCLQSLARPGARDRASRSKLSRQSATEIPLPMLPLADTEKLIREKDEEVSTHLASPRPMPQVPLWPCQVTACNLALHSCAACKRCWRRCRPRCSRARPRASSQTPSEATPRPALPRLRLQSASCPIPAPHTAQRPPDLRGCRPRAG
- the SEPTIN1 gene encoding septin-1 isoform X3, with the translated sequence MMELQWDLESRCVKDGGVEAALSFLPHQRKWGETAGAVMAGGVMDKEYVGFAALPNQLHRKSVKKGFDFTLMVAGESGLGKSTLINSLFLTNLYEDRQVPEASARLTQTLAIERRGVEIEEGGVKVKLTLVDTPGFGDSVDCSDCWFPVVKFIEEQFEQYLRDESGLNRKNIQDSRVHCCLYFISPFGRGLRPLDVAFLRAVHEKVNIIPVIGKADALMPQETQALKQKIRDQLKEEEIHIYQFPECDSDEDEDFKRQDAEMKESIPFAVVGSCEVVKDGGNRPVRGRRYSWGTVEVENPHHCDFLNLRRMLVQTHLQDLKEVTHDLLYEGYRARCLQSLARPGARDRASRSKLSRQSATEIPLPMLPLADTEKLIREKDEEVSTHLASPRPMPQVPLWPCQVTACNLALHSCAACKRCWRRCRPRCSRARPRASSQTPSEATPRPALPRLRLQSASCPIPAPHTAQRPPDLRGCRPRAG
- the SEPTIN1 gene encoding septin-1 isoform X1, with the protein product MFCRDGRGARPSVAQAGLEFLGSSCPPSSASQSAEITGVSHLARPGNCFLISSSKPSSPLVTKVAASFLSAHTPGLTTMMELQWDLESRCVKDGGVEAALSFLPHQRKWGETAGAVMAGGVMDKEYVGFAALPNQLHRKSVKKGFDFTLMVAGESGLGKSTLINSLFLTNLYEDRQVPEASARLTQTLAIERRGVEIEEGGVKVKLTLVDTPGFGDSVDCSDCWFPVVKFIEEQFEQYLRDESGLNRKNIQDSRVHCCLYFISPFGRGLRPLDVAFLRAVHEKVNIIPVIGKADALMPQETQALKQKIRDQLKEEEIHIYQFPECDSDEDEDFKRQDAEMKESIPFAVVGSCEVVKDGGNRPVRGRRYSWGTVEVENPHHCDFLNLRRMLVQTHLQDLKEVTHDLLYEGYRARCLQSLARPGARDRASRSKLSRQSATEIPLPMLPLADTEKLIREKDEEVSTHLASPRPMPQVPLWPCQVTACNLALHSCAACKRCWRRCRPRCSRARPRASSQTPSEATPRPALPRLRLQSASCPIPAPHTAQRPPDLRGCRPRAG
- the SEPTIN1 gene encoding septin-1 isoform X6, which codes for MEGLKDKEYVGFAALPNQLHRKSVKKGFDFTLMVAGESGLGKSTLINSLFLTNLYEDRQVPEASARLTQTLAIERRGVEIEEGGVKVKLTLVDTPGFGDSVDCSDCWFPVVKFIEEQFEQYLRDESGLNRKNIQDSRVHCCLYFISPFGRGLRPLDVAFLRAVHEKVNIIPVIGKADALMPQETQALKQKIRDQLKEEEIHIYQFPECDSDEDEDFKRQDAEMKESIPFAVVGSCEVVKDGGNRPVRGRRYSWGTVEVENPHHCDFLNLRRMLVQTHLQDLKEVTHDLLYEGYRARCLQSLARPGARDRASRSKLSRQSATEIPLPMLPLADTEKLIREKDEELRRMQEMLEKMQAQMQQSQAQGEQSDAL
- the SEPTIN1 gene encoding septin-1 isoform X5; translation: MMELQWDLESRCVKDGGVEAALSFLPHQRKWGETAGAVMAGGVMDKEYVGFAALPNQLHRKSVKKGFDFTLMVAGESGLGKSTLINSLFLTNLYEDRQVPEASARLTQTLAIERRGVEIEEGGVKVKLTLVDTPGFGDSVDCSDCWFPVVKFIEEQFEQYLRDESGLNRKNIQDSRVHCCLYFISPFGRGLRPLDVAFLRAVHEKVNIIPVIGKADALMPQETQALKQKIRDQLKEEEIHIYQFPECDSDEDEDFKRQDAEMKESIPFAVVGSCEVVKDGGNRPVRGRRYSWGTVEVENPHHCDFLNLRRMLVQTHLQDLKEVTHDLLYEGYRARCLQSLARPGARDRASRSKLSRQSATEIPLPMLPLADTEKLIREKDEELRRMQEMLEKMQAQMQQSQAQGEQSDAL
- the SEPTIN1 gene encoding septin-1 isoform X2, whose protein sequence is MFCRDGRGARPSVAQAGLEFLGSSCPPSSASQSAEITGVSHLARPGNCFLISSSKPSSPLVTKVAASFLSAHTPGLTTMMELQWDLESRCVKDGGVEAALSFLPHQRKWGETAGAVMAGGVMDKEYVGFAALPNQLHRKSVKKGFDFTLMVAGESGLGKSTLINSLFLTNLYEDRQVPEASARLTQTLAIERRGVEIEEGGVKVKLTLVDTPGFGDSVDCSDCWFPVVKFIEEQFEQYLRDESGLNRKNIQDSRVHCCLYFISPFGRGLRPLDVAFLRAVHEKVNIIPVIGKADALMPQETQALKQKIRDQLKEEEIHIYQFPECDSDEDEDFKRQDAEMKESIPFAVVGSCEVVKDGGNRPVRGRRYSWGTVEVENPHHCDFLNLRRMLVQTHLQDLKEVTHDLLYEGYRARCLQSLARPGARDRASRSKLSRQSATEIPLPMLPLADTEKLIREKDEELRRMQEMLEKMQAQMQQSQAQGEQSDAL